DNA from Cutibacterium acnes:
TGTCATCGGACATGTTCATGTTTCAATGTTATGTGGGCGATCCAAGCGCAGACCGGTGACCGGCGGATGGGTGTCGAAAAAAGTCACCTCGGGTCGCGCCGCATCATCTCAGTGACCCTTCTTTACTCGAGGCGACGTTTTTCGCATTTATTCACCCTCGCCCTGGCCACGAGTCCCCAGCTCGGCGCCGAAGGCCTTCAAGGCTGGGTCATCCGCACCCGCTTAATGATTTCCCGCGGCCATGGATTCCTCACCGCCTAGGCCCGCACCCAGGCGGCGATGCCCGGGATAGCCCGCAGTGGCGAGGGAAATCTGACGGTACGTGAGATCAGCGATCTTCGCCGCCTAGTCAGGGCCACAGACGGTAGGCGTGGCCATCACCTACCCGCCAGACTGAGACCCCTGCTACCCCCACTTCCAAAGACCCCACGCCAGCGACAATTCTGACGGCTCGCCCTTGTAGTTCGGGCGGAACTTGATACCCCATCGTGACGTGGGGGCTCCACCACCTAGGGCCGTAATAGTTGAAAGCGATGACCCCCGCCGCAGCCAACCGCCGGTGCAGCAACTCATGAGGTCGCCGGAGGTCCTCCGGTAGACAGGTCAGCGCGCGAAAACTACCAACAGAGGGAGGTGCGGAACACAATTCCGGCTCCCCCTCGCTCGAGGTGTCAAAAATCGTCACGGGGTCAGAAGAGGTGGGGTCGTGAGGGCACAACCCGACGACGCCGTCGGAATTAGGAAGGCGACATGATTTCGTGAGCGTGATTCTCTCGGGCCACCCGACATCAACAAGATGAGAGTCGACTCCCTCCATGGTCGAAACCGCCGCGACCGTGATATGGGCTGGCTGGTGCAAGACAGGTACGCCAACTGCCATGAGCTGGTCCCGGATACTTTGAAGGATCTCTTGGGCCTTGTCGTCGAGGGTAAGGGACAAGGTGTGGGTGAACACAATACCGGGCTGCCAGTCGACGTCGTCTGTCACAACTCACCCCCTCACATGTGTTATAAAGCTGTGAACACTGTCACCTTTTCCTTCAAGGACGGGCCGCGTTCCAACCACGACGCTGAAGGAGGTGCCAACGGTGGCAAGTGAAACACAGCGCGAGGAGCACAGTGCCGGACGAGCTGCACTCAACACCATCGCTACCTGGGGTTGACACATCATCTTTGGTATTGGCGGCCGCGCGCGAAACCCCTGAAGCACCGTAATGAGATTACTTCGTCATTTACTTTCGCCGGTGGTGACGGAGCAAAGGGAGGGCACCCAGTTGGATGCCCTCCCTTATGTCTGCGTGTACGTCAGATCACGCGGCGGGAACAGTCTCGACCGTGACGTGACCCTTAATAGCGTCATGCAGCTTGACGCCGACAGTGTGCTTGCCGATGGTCTTGATCGGCTTGGTGATCTCGATGGACCGCTTCTCGAGGGCGGGGCCACCGGCCTTCCTGACTGCCAGCGCAATATCGCCAGGAGTCACGGCCCCGAACAGACGACCGTTCTCGCCGACCTGGACAGTCACCTGGACGACCAGGTGCTCCAGCTGCGAGCGGATCTGCTCAGCCTCCTCCTTGGACTTGATCTCCTTAGCCTTACGGGCGCGAGTGATGTCCTTGATCTGGGCCTCAGCACCGCGCGTCCACTTGATGGCGTAATTCTGCGGCAGCAGGTAGTTACGGCCATAACCGTCCTTGACCTCGACGATGTCACCGGGGACACCGAGCTTGGCCACCGGAGCAGTGAGAATGAGCTTCATGTCTTCCCCCTTCTCAGCGAGCCGTCGAGGCGTACGGGAGCAGTGCGAGTTCGCGTGCGTTCTTAATCGCAATAGCGACCTTGCGCTGATCCTGGACAGACAGCCCGGTGACGCGACGTGCGCGAATCTTGCCTCGCTCAGAGATGAACTTGCGCAGCAGGGCGGTGTCCTTGTAGTCGACCGCGCCAATATGCACGGTCTTGATGGGGACGACCTTCTTCTTGTTCACAGACTTGCGCTGTGGACCGGCCATTGTGGTGCTCTCCTTCGTATGAAAGCCCGGCTCTTGCCGGAATGTGCCTTGTCCGCGACCCCGAATAGGGGCGCCGAACCTGATGTTTGTTGATGACGCCGCTTGTCAGCGGTGTAGCCCTACCGATCAGAACGGGGGCTCGTCGGTCTGGGCTGAGGCCCAGGGATCGACTCCACCACCACGGTTGGCGTCACCGTTGTTATAGGACCCCTGGTTCCCGGGGTTTCCACCCCAGTTACCACCCTGGCCACCATTGCCACCAGACCAACCGCCTTGGCCACCAGCGGAGTTTCCACCCCAGTTACCTCCGCCGGAGGACTGGTTACGCGAAACCTTCGCCGCAGCGAATTTCAGCGACGGGCCAATCTCGATGACGTCAATCTCATAGGAGGTGCGACGGTTGCCGTTGCGGTCCTCATAGGAGCGAGCCTTGAGGTTGCCGCTGACGATGACGCGCATTCCCTTGGACAGGGACTCAGCGACGTTCTCGGCGAACTGGCGCCACACCGAGCAGTTGAGGAACATGGCCTCACCGTCACGCCACTCATTAGTCTGTCGGTCAAAGGTTCGCGGGGTTGATGCCACCGTGAAGTTCGCGACAGGCACCCCGTTGGGGGTGAAGCGCAGCTCAGGATCGGCGGTTAAGTTGCCAATCACCGTGATGGGTGTTTCGCCAGCCATGTCAGTCTCCAGATCGCAGTAGTTCTAGTAGTTTGCAATCAATGGTTCCAGTGTGCCGTTCACCCTGGACAGTCTCCCATGTATCGCCTGGGAAACAGGGCAAACAGACTTGTGGGACCCGCGATCCTCAGTGGATCTCGGGACGCATGACCTTAGTGCGCATAATCTTCTCGTCGATGGCGAGAAGACGATCCAACTCCTGGATGGTCGCGGGCTCGCAGGTCGCGTTGACGACGACGTAGATGCCTTCCGACTTCTTCTGAATGTCGTAAGCGAGACGACGCTTGCCCCACACGTCGACATTGTCGACGGTGCCCTTCTCGTCAGTGATGACCTTCAGGTACTTCTCCATGAGGGAATCGACCTGACGCTCTTCGACGGTCGGATCAATGATGATCATGACCTCGTACTTACGCATACGCTGACTCCACCTCCTCTGGTCTCAGCGGCCACGGGTACATCCCGTGGCAGGAGGGCGAATGCCACCGATCGGGGTCTTCCCGATCGGCCAGCTGTCATGACAGGCAGCTAGTGAAGAAGGATACCGGGCGACCCGCCGTTCTCCGAATTCAACACATTGCTACGGCTATTGCAACATGGCGATCCCATCCGATCTCGCTCACTACCTGGCCACACCGACGGATCGAACCGTTCCGCAACCCCACACCGCCGCTACCAGCTGCCTTCCACCGGCGGTGATCCCGCGATCGGTCTAC
Protein-coding regions in this window:
- the rpsR gene encoding 30S ribosomal protein S18; the protein is MAGPQRKSVNKKKVVPIKTVHIGAVDYKDTALLRKFISERGKIRARRVTGLSVQDQRKVAIAIKNARELALLPYASTAR
- a CDS encoding single-stranded DNA-binding protein; the protein is MAGETPITVIGNLTADPELRFTPNGVPVANFTVASTPRTFDRQTNEWRDGEAMFLNCSVWRQFAENVAESLSKGMRVIVSGNLKARSYEDRNGNRRTSYEIDVIEIGPSLKFAAAKVSRNQSSGGGNWGGNSAGGQGGWSGGNGGQGGNWGGNPGNQGSYNNGDANRGGGVDPWASAQTDEPPF
- the rplI gene encoding 50S ribosomal protein L9; this translates as MKLILTAPVAKLGVPGDIVEVKDGYGRNYLLPQNYAIKWTRGAEAQIKDITRARKAKEIKSKEEAEQIRSQLEHLVVQVTVQVGENGRLFGAVTPGDIALAVRKAGGPALEKRSIEITKPIKTIGKHTVGVKLHDAIKGHVTVETVPAA
- the rpsF gene encoding 30S ribosomal protein S6 translates to MRKYEVMIIIDPTVEERQVDSLMEKYLKVITDEKGTVDNVDVWGKRRLAYDIQKKSEGIYVVVNATCEPATIQELDRLLAIDEKIMRTKVMRPEIH